In the Acropora muricata isolate sample 2 chromosome 1, ASM3666990v1, whole genome shotgun sequence genome, one interval contains:
- the LOC136926584 gene encoding substance-K receptor-like, which translates to MANHSQQEYTPSSLPLYSASECIAWLTVFGMEAVAMVTLNALTIIVYLKERSLRKRSMYLVINQAVADMLVAGCVIIGCSRLGSKCKFWTSINSSNLPSVIVINVWSFLFPIASVTNLAAISLERIHATFRPFKHRLIKKNMFGAAVAADWIIAGLCSAIGAFWPFHQKLSRSLFAFYLTFLLFCLLIILVCYLSIAIKINYGNQPHHHGATSRERKLTKTLFIVTVVSLLLTLPIIIFWILRSVSSHSFTAISLQTRFRLYYSFSFIFCANSLFNPVCYAFRIPEFRKALFSFLRCRFQPQPPQILTLKKM; encoded by the coding sequence atggctaatcactctcagcaaGAATACACACCTTCATCTTTGCCGTTATATTCtgcatctgagtgcattgcctggTTAACGGTGTTTGGTATGGAggctgttgctatggtgacattgAATGCCCtaacaatcattgtttacctgaaagagcgcagtcttcgcaaacgcagcatgtacctggtgatcaaccaagcagttgctgatatgctTGTTGCAGGCTGTGTGATTATTGGGTGTTCCCGTTTGGGAAGCAAGTGTAAATTTTGGACGTCGATCAACTCTTCTAACCTTCCATCTGTCATAGTTATCAACGTTTGGTCTTTCTTATTTCCAATAGCATCAgtaacaaaccttgctgctatttccttAGAGCGAATTCACGCAACATTTCGTCCATTCAAGCATCGTCTCATCAAAAAGAACATGTTTGGAGCAGCTGTTGCAGCCGATTGGATTATAGCTGGACTCTGCTCAGCAATCGGTGCCTTCTGGCCCTTCCATCAGAAACTAAGTCGTAGCCTTTTTGCCTTCTACTtgacgtttttgttgttttgccttttaattatACTTGTGTGTTACCTGtctatagctataaaaattAACTATGGTAATCAACCTCATCACCATGGTGCaaccagtagagaaagaaaactgaccaagacattattcattgtgacagttgtatccTTACTGCTTACTCTACCGATCATTATTTTCTGGATTCTTCGTTCAGTATCGTCGCACTCTTTCACAGCCATTTCGCTTCAAACAAGGTTTCGATtatattattctttttcttttatattttgtgCCAACTCTCTTTTCAATCCAGTTTGCTAtgcatttagaattccagagttcaggaAAGCTCTGTTTTCGTTTTTGCGCTGTAGATTCCAGCCGCAGCCTCCTCAGATTTTAACCCTTAAGAAGATGTAA
- the LOC136926593 gene encoding substance-K receptor-like: protein MANHSQQEYTPSSLPLYSASECIAWLTVFGMEAVAMVTLNALTIIVYLKERSLRKRSMYLVINQAVADMLVAGCVIIGCSRLGSKCKFWTSINSSNLPSVIVINVWSFLFPIASVTNLAAISLERIHATFRPFKHRLIKKNMFGAAVAADWIIAGLCSAIGAFWPFHQKLSRSLFAFYLTFLLFCLLIILVCYLSIAIKINYGNQPHHHGATSRERKLTKTLFIVTVVSLLLTLPIIIFWILRSVSSHSFTAISLQTRFRLYYSFSFIFCANSLFNPVCYAFRIPEFRKALFSFFAL, encoded by the coding sequence atggctaatcactctcagcaaGAATACACACCTTCATCTTTGCCGTTATATTCtgcatctgagtgcattgcctggTTAACGGTGTTTGGTATGGAggctgttgctatggtgacattgAATGCCCtaacaatcattgtttacctgaaagagcgcagtcttcgcaaacgcagcatgtacctggtgatcaaccaagcagttgctgatatgctTGTTGCAGGCTGTGTGATTATTGGGTGTTCCCGTTTGGGAAGCAAGTGTAAATTTTGGACGTCGATCAACTCTTCTAACCTTCCATCTGTCATAGTTATCAACGTTTGGTCTTTCTTATTTCCAATAGCATCAgtaacaaaccttgctgctatttccttAGAGCGAATTCACGCAACATTTCGTCCATTCAAGCATCGTCTCATCAAAAAGAACATGTTTGGAGCAGCTGTTGCAGCCGATTGGATTATAGCTGGACTCTGCTCAGCAATCGGTGCCTTCTGGCCCTTCCATCAGAAACTAAGTCGTAGCCTTTTTGCCTTCTACTtgacgtttttgttgttttgccttttaattatACTTGTGTGTTACCTGtctatagctataaaaattAACTATGGTAATCAACCTCATCACCATGGTGCaaccagtagagaaagaaaactgaccaagacattattcattgtgacagttgtatccTTACTGCTTACTCTACCGATCATTATTTTCTGGATTCTTCGTTCAGTATCGTCGCACTCTTTCACAGCCATTTCGCTTCAAACAAGGTTTCGATtatattattctttttcttttatattttgtgCCAACTCTCTTTTCAATCCAGTTTGCTAtgcatttagaattccagagttcaggaAAGCTCTGTTTTCGTTTTTTGCGCTGTAG